One stretch of Deinococcus ficus DNA includes these proteins:
- a CDS encoding gamma-glutamyltransferase family protein: protein MVATSQPLAAQVGLHVLRSGGNAVDAAVATAAALTVLEPTSNGIGGDLFALVWADGALHALNASGCAPALLGPDALEGGVMPSHGWLPVTVPGAPRGWADLHGRFGRLPFTEVLAPAIHYARHGYPLSPVLAENWQRGIRAHRARTDAVFDEWTRTFAPQGFTAQSGELWRSEAHARTLERIAATNAEAFYDGDLARAIDAHAQATGGLLRASDLGAHQSDWVTPIRVRYRDHDVWEIPPNGQGIAALIALGLLEGMDLPDWREDPAGLHLQIEAMKLAFIDAHRYVADPRHVHVPVEALLSEPYLAARRALIGPEALTPEAGDPNGHGTVYLAAADGDGVMVSLIQSNYMGFGSGVVVPGTGIGLHNRGHNFSLDPAHPNVLAPGKRPYHTIIPGFLTRADGVPVGPFGVMGGFMQPQGHLQVILNTLRYGLNPQQALDTPRWQWTGGKRVEVEHALGAGVARALQARGHDLHVELNPGAFGRGQIIWRDPETGVLAGGTETRADGLVAAY from the coding sequence ATGGTGGCGACCAGCCAGCCACTCGCGGCGCAGGTGGGGCTGCACGTCCTGCGGTCCGGCGGGAACGCCGTGGACGCCGCCGTGGCGACCGCCGCCGCGCTGACCGTGCTGGAGCCCACCAGCAACGGCATCGGCGGGGACCTGTTCGCGCTCGTGTGGGCGGACGGCGCCCTGCACGCCCTGAACGCCTCGGGCTGCGCGCCCGCGCTGCTGGGCCCGGACGCCCTGGAGGGCGGCGTGATGCCGTCCCACGGCTGGCTGCCGGTGACGGTGCCCGGCGCGCCGCGCGGCTGGGCGGACCTGCACGGCCGCTTCGGGCGCTTGCCGTTCACGGAGGTGCTCGCGCCCGCCATTCACTACGCCCGGCACGGGTACCCGCTCTCCCCGGTGCTGGCGGAGAACTGGCAGCGCGGCATCCGCGCGCACCGGGCCCGGACGGACGCGGTGTTCGACGAGTGGACCCGCACTTTCGCGCCCCAGGGCTTCACGGCGCAGTCCGGTGAACTGTGGCGGTCCGAGGCGCACGCCCGCACCCTGGAACGCATCGCCGCGACGAACGCCGAGGCCTTCTACGACGGGGACCTCGCCCGCGCCATCGACGCGCATGCCCAGGCGACCGGCGGCCTGCTGCGCGCCTCGGACCTGGGCGCGCACCAGAGCGACTGGGTGACGCCCATCCGCGTGCGCTACCGCGACCACGACGTGTGGGAGATCCCGCCGAACGGACAGGGCATCGCCGCGCTGATCGCCCTGGGCCTCCTGGAGGGCATGGACCTCCCGGACTGGCGCGAGGACCCCGCCGGGCTGCACCTGCAGATCGAGGCGATGAAGCTGGCGTTCATCGACGCGCACCGCTACGTGGCCGACCCGCGGCACGTGCACGTGCCGGTCGAGGCCCTGCTCAGCGAGCCGTACCTGGCGGCCCGGCGCGCATTGATCGGCCCGGAGGCCCTGACCCCGGAGGCCGGCGATCCGAACGGGCACGGCACCGTGTACCTCGCCGCGGCGGACGGGGACGGCGTGATGGTCAGCCTGATCCAGAGTAACTACATGGGTTTCGGCAGCGGCGTGGTCGTGCCCGGCACCGGCATCGGCCTGCACAACCGCGGGCACAACTTCAGCCTGGACCCCGCGCACCCCAACGTCCTGGCGCCCGGCAAGCGGCCCTACCACACCATCATCCCCGGCTTCCTGACCCGCGCGGACGGCGTGCCGGTCGGCCCGTTCGGTGTGATGGGCGGCTTCATGCAGCCGCAGGGGCACCTGCAGGTCATCCTGAACACCCTGCGCTACGGCCTGAACCCGCAGCAGGCGCTGGACACGCCCCGCTGGCAGTGGACCGGCGGGAAGCGCGTGGAGGTCGAGCACGCCCTGGGTGCCGGCGTGGCCCGCGCCCTGCAGGCCCGTGGGCACGACCTGCACGTGGAACTCAACCCCGGCGCGTTCGGCCGCGGGCAGATCATCTGGCGGGACCCCGAGACGGGCGTGCTGGCCGGCGGCACCGAAACCCGCGCCGACGGCCTCGTGGCGGCGTACTGA
- the hpaD gene encoding 3,4-dihydroxyphenylacetate 2,3-dioxygenase, whose translation MSAADVIRIAQAVFTVSDLQASRDFYVNLLGMNVLHEDAGALYLRGVEDREWTLKLEQASSGEEPRVRHLGYRVRDEQSLDALVQLAEEQQLPYRWEEELDRPRMLRLQDPFGIPVAFYHQVKTHPWLLQDYHLHRGGGLQRVDHCNVRVPDVKATMDWYAEHLGFRLSEYTVDEQDQWWAAWIQRRGGVHDFALTNGPGPCLHHWAYWMPDIGSIIRTCDILAGARQPERIERGPGRHGVSNAFFLYVRDPDGHRIELYTSDYITVDPDFEPIRWLRDDPRRQTLWGAKTPRSWFEEASPMEAFAGGVQPAVKGRLEGIPVHVI comes from the coding sequence GTGAGCGCCGCCGACGTCATCCGCATCGCGCAGGCGGTCTTCACGGTCAGTGACCTGCAGGCCAGCCGCGACTTCTATGTGAACCTGCTCGGCATGAACGTCCTGCACGAGGACGCCGGCGCGCTGTACCTGCGCGGCGTCGAGGACCGCGAGTGGACCCTGAAACTCGAGCAGGCCAGTTCCGGCGAGGAACCCCGCGTGCGGCACCTCGGGTACCGCGTCCGTGACGAGCAGTCCCTGGACGCCCTGGTGCAGCTCGCCGAAGAACAGCAGCTCCCGTACCGCTGGGAGGAGGAACTCGATCGGCCCCGCATGCTGCGCCTGCAGGACCCCTTCGGGATTCCGGTGGCGTTCTACCACCAGGTCAAGACGCACCCCTGGCTGCTGCAGGACTACCACCTGCACCGCGGCGGCGGCCTGCAGCGCGTGGACCACTGCAACGTGCGCGTGCCGGACGTGAAGGCCACCATGGACTGGTACGCCGAGCACCTGGGCTTCCGCCTCAGCGAGTACACCGTGGACGAACAGGACCAGTGGTGGGCGGCGTGGATTCAGCGCCGCGGCGGCGTGCACGACTTCGCGCTCACGAACGGCCCGGGCCCGTGCCTGCACCACTGGGCGTACTGGATGCCGGACATTGGCAGCATCATCCGCACCTGCGACATCCTCGCCGGCGCCCGCCAGCCGGAACGGATCGAGCGCGGCCCGGGCCGGCACGGCGTCAGCAACGCCTTTTTCCTGTACGTCCGCGACCCGGACGGGCACCGCATCGAGCTGTACACCAGTGACTACATCACCGTGGACCCGGACTTCGAGCCGATCCGCTGGCTGCGCGACGACCCCCGCCGCCAGACGCTGTGGGGCGCCAAGACGCCGCGCAGCTGGTTCGAGGAGGCCAGCCCCATGGAGGCCTTCGCCGGCGGGGTGCAGCCGGCCGTGAAAGGCAGGCTGGAAGGCATTCCCGTTCACGTGATCTGA
- the hpaH gene encoding 2-oxo-hept-4-ene-1,7-dioate hydratase — MTTRVIPDEQLAALAAELEEAERTGRPILPFSERFPGMTFADAYAAQRAWVDLKVRSGRRVLGHKIGLTSRAMQMASQITEPDYGALLDDMFFEPNGDIDLSRFVAPKVEVELAFLLRADLRGPHVTLFDVLRATEYVTPAAEIIDARIQRVSSVTGKPRRVFDTISDNAANAGVIVGGRAVKPDDLDLRWAAALCIRNGVIEETGVAAGVLGHPATGIAWLANRLAPHGEHLRAGELVLAGSFTRPVDISSGDVFTFDYGPLGTFSCRFTGEARGA; from the coding sequence ATGACCACGCGCGTCATTCCCGACGAACAGCTCGCCGCCCTGGCCGCCGAACTCGAGGAGGCCGAACGCACCGGGCGGCCCATCCTTCCCTTCTCCGAACGTTTCCCCGGCATGACCTTCGCGGACGCGTACGCCGCGCAGCGCGCCTGGGTGGACCTCAAGGTCCGCTCCGGCCGGCGCGTGCTGGGCCACAAGATCGGCCTGACCAGCCGCGCCATGCAGATGGCCTCGCAGATCACCGAACCCGACTACGGCGCGCTGCTCGACGACATGTTCTTCGAACCGAACGGCGACATCGACCTCTCCCGGTTCGTGGCACCGAAGGTCGAGGTGGAACTCGCGTTCCTGCTGAGGGCCGACCTGCGCGGCCCGCACGTCACGCTGTTCGACGTGCTGCGCGCCACCGAGTACGTCACCCCGGCGGCCGAGATCATCGACGCGCGCATCCAGCGGGTCAGCAGCGTGACCGGCAAACCCCGCCGGGTGTTCGACACCATCAGCGACAACGCCGCGAACGCCGGCGTGATCGTCGGCGGGCGCGCCGTGAAACCCGACGACCTCGACCTGCGCTGGGCGGCCGCGCTGTGCATCCGCAACGGCGTGATCGAGGAGACTGGCGTGGCCGCCGGCGTGCTCGGCCACCCCGCCACCGGCATCGCCTGGCTCGCCAACCGCCTTGCCCCGCACGGCGAGCACCTCCGCGCCGGGGAACTGGTCCTGGCCGGGTCCTTCACCCGACCGGTGGACATCTCTTCCGGCGACGTGTTTACCTTCGACTACGGCCCGCTGGGCACCTTCTCCTGCCGCTTCACCGGGGAGGCCCGCGGTGCCTGA
- a CDS encoding FAD-binding dehydrogenase has product MQRVERNADVIVVGAGLAGLVAAAELADAGKQVMLLDQEGEQNLGGQAHWSFGGLFFVDSPEQRRLGIRDSLDLAQRDWEVSAAFDRPEDHWPRQWAQAYLEFAAGEKRAWLHAQGMRWFPAVGWAERGGAGAGAPGNSVPRFHVTWGTGPGVLEPFERRVRAHAQAGRITFRFRHRVRGLVVTGGMVQGVHGEVLEPSGAARGAPSSRVVQGDFEYGAGAVLLTSGGIGGNHDLVRQYWPADRLGPVPATLLSGVPQHVDGLMQQQAAAQGAHLINPDRMWHYTEGLRNWDPVWPRHAIRVLPGPSSLWLDPTGRRLPFPHIPGASTYDTLRHVTTHGYPHTWFLLNRAIIKKEFALSGSEQNPDLTGRDLALTLKRVGKNPTAPVQAFMDRGEDFVVRGTLRDLVQGMNDLTGEPLVDYDVVAGEVRDRDLQVRNAAGKDPQLAVVRGARAILSEKLIRVAKPAPLLDPAGGPLIAVRLTVLTRKSLGGLETDLQGRVLRPGGEVFSGLYAAGEVAGFGGGGYHGYRALEGTFLGGCLFSGRVAGRAIAAAL; this is encoded by the coding sequence ATGCAGAGGGTCGAACGGAATGCGGATGTGATCGTCGTGGGCGCCGGTCTGGCCGGGCTGGTCGCGGCGGCAGAACTGGCGGACGCCGGGAAGCAGGTCATGTTGCTCGATCAGGAAGGGGAGCAGAACCTGGGCGGGCAGGCGCACTGGTCCTTTGGGGGCCTGTTCTTCGTGGATAGCCCCGAGCAGCGCCGTCTGGGCATCCGGGATTCGCTGGACCTCGCGCAGCGCGACTGGGAGGTCAGCGCCGCGTTCGACCGCCCCGAAGACCACTGGCCGCGGCAGTGGGCGCAGGCGTACCTGGAGTTCGCTGCCGGTGAAAAACGCGCGTGGCTGCACGCCCAGGGCATGCGCTGGTTCCCGGCGGTGGGCTGGGCGGAGCGCGGCGGGGCGGGTGCGGGCGCGCCGGGGAACAGCGTGCCGCGCTTTCACGTGACCTGGGGCACCGGGCCGGGCGTGCTCGAACCCTTCGAACGCCGGGTGCGCGCGCACGCGCAGGCGGGGCGGATCACCTTCCGCTTCCGGCACCGGGTGCGGGGCCTAGTGGTCACAGGCGGCATGGTCCAGGGCGTGCACGGCGAGGTGCTGGAGCCCAGCGGCGCGGCGCGCGGCGCACCGAGTTCCCGGGTCGTGCAGGGCGACTTCGAGTACGGCGCCGGGGCGGTCCTGCTGACCTCCGGCGGAATCGGCGGCAACCACGACCTCGTGCGGCAGTACTGGCCCGCCGACCGGCTCGGGCCGGTGCCGGCCACGCTGCTGTCCGGCGTGCCTCAGCATGTGGACGGCCTGATGCAGCAGCAGGCGGCCGCGCAGGGCGCTCACCTGATCAACCCGGACCGCATGTGGCACTACACCGAGGGCCTGCGCAACTGGGATCCCGTCTGGCCCCGGCACGCCATCCGCGTCCTGCCCGGGCCGAGCAGCCTGTGGCTGGACCCCACCGGGCGGCGCCTGCCGTTCCCGCACATTCCCGGCGCGAGCACGTACGACACGCTGCGGCACGTCACCACGCACGGCTACCCGCACACCTGGTTCCTGCTCAACCGCGCGATCATCAAGAAGGAATTCGCCCTGAGCGGGTCGGAGCAGAACCCGGACCTGACCGGCCGGGACCTGGCCCTCACCCTGAAACGCGTGGGCAAGAACCCCACCGCGCCCGTGCAGGCCTTCATGGACCGAGGGGAGGACTTCGTGGTGCGGGGCACCCTGCGCGACCTGGTGCAGGGCATGAACGACTTGACCGGCGAACCCCTGGTGGACTACGACGTCGTGGCGGGCGAGGTCCGGGACCGCGACCTGCAGGTTCGCAACGCCGCCGGCAAGGACCCGCAGCTGGCGGTGGTCCGCGGCGCCCGCGCGATCCTCAGCGAGAAACTGATCCGAGTGGCCAAACCTGCGCCGCTCCTCGACCCGGCCGGCGGGCCACTGATCGCCGTGCGGCTGACCGTGCTGACCCGCAAATCCCTGGGCGGCCTGGAAACGGACCTGCAGGGCCGCGTGCTGCGCCCTGGAGGAGAAGTGTTCTCCGGCCTGTACGCCGCCGGGGAGGTTGCCGGTTTCGGCGGTGGCGGCTACCACGGCTACCGCGCGCTGGAAGGTACATTCCTGGGCGGCTGCCTGTTCAGCGGGCGAGTGGCGGGCCGGGCCATCGCGGCCGCGCTGTAA
- a CDS encoding acetamidase/formamidase family protein, translated as MTAHRLPASDLHTVWDATLPPALRVGSGDVVEFVTVDASGGGVARQVAAGTLACPEALRAEVLASACPAMTPTGGVAGHPLTGPVFIEDARPGDTLEVELLDVRTAAWGWNACRPGGIGLLDDRVPGQYTHFWDLRDGAFTDFLDVARVPLAPFPGVIGVAPGAPGPHRTAPPRQVGGNLDVRQLTAGARLFLPVEVPGALLSVGDVHAAQGDGEVCSTGIETDGVVTARVHLHRAGTGRRLRTPELQATPEPTGLWRKGAYVTTGNEPTLLDAARTALGALLEHLEHEYGLSFVQAYVLASACVDLRISQLVDAPHFTVSAHLPLSIFNR; from the coding sequence TTGACCGCCCACCGCCTGCCCGCGTCCGATCTGCACACCGTGTGGGACGCCACCCTGCCTCCGGCCCTGCGGGTGGGGAGCGGGGACGTCGTGGAGTTCGTCACCGTGGACGCCTCGGGCGGCGGGGTGGCCCGGCAGGTCGCGGCGGGCACGCTGGCCTGCCCGGAGGCGCTGCGAGCTGAGGTGCTCGCCTCCGCCTGCCCGGCCATGACACCCACCGGCGGCGTGGCCGGGCACCCGCTCACCGGGCCGGTGTTCATCGAGGACGCCCGGCCCGGCGACACGCTGGAAGTCGAACTGCTGGACGTCCGCACCGCCGCCTGGGGCTGGAACGCCTGCCGGCCCGGCGGGATCGGCCTGCTGGACGACCGGGTGCCCGGGCAGTACACGCACTTCTGGGACCTGCGGGACGGCGCCTTCACGGACTTCCTGGATGTGGCCCGGGTGCCGCTCGCGCCGTTCCCGGGCGTGATCGGGGTGGCGCCGGGCGCGCCGGGCCCGCACCGGACCGCGCCGCCCCGGCAGGTGGGCGGGAACCTGGACGTGCGGCAGCTGACCGCCGGGGCCCGGCTGTTCTTGCCGGTGGAGGTGCCGGGCGCCCTGCTCAGCGTGGGGGACGTGCACGCCGCGCAGGGCGATGGTGAGGTGTGCAGTACCGGCATCGAGACGGACGGCGTGGTCACCGCGCGGGTCCACCTGCACCGGGCCGGCACGGGGCGCCGCCTTCGCACGCCGGAACTGCAGGCCACGCCGGAACCCACCGGGCTGTGGAGAAAGGGAGCGTACGTGACGACCGGAAACGAGCCCACCCTGCTGGACGCGGCGCGCACCGCGCTGGGCGCCCTGCTGGAGCACCTGGAGCACGAGTACGGCCTGTCCTTCGTCCAGGCGTACGTGCTCGCGAGCGCCTGCGTGGACCTGCGCATCAGTCAGCTGGTGGACGCGCCGCACTTCACGGTGAGCGCACACCTGCCGCTGAGCATCTTCAACCGATGA
- a CDS encoding M42 family metallopeptidase, with the protein MTQSSREPLSLILEHLRALVAATGPSGSEEDVVRRIVQAARPHADSVRVDALGNVIAVRRAAVEGARTCLISAHMDEVGFRVLKIEPGGFLRLEKVGGLDDRILPAQRLWVRTAAGRLGGVIGTKSAHLLTDADRVGFPAARDVYVDIGARDAAQARAMGVEVGDPAGFVGELTELGQGSGRFTAHAVDDRAGCAVLLALLEAGLPDVNLVAVFSVQEEIGLRGATAVARATHADLGPVDVVLALDMTAADDTPDTGSGHLRLGAGPAVKVMDASTVTHPAVRRGLLAAAGRRGLPVQHELLRGIGTDAGALQYLGGGVPTGAVSVANRYTHSAVEVVDAADLQGAYALLRGFLEDLPGLDLRFVAVDD; encoded by the coding sequence ATGACACAGTCCAGCCGTGAACCCCTCTCCCTGATTCTCGAGCACCTGCGGGCCCTGGTGGCCGCCACCGGCCCCAGCGGCAGCGAGGAGGACGTGGTACGCCGGATCGTGCAGGCCGCCCGGCCGCACGCCGACAGCGTGCGGGTGGACGCCCTGGGGAACGTCATTGCTGTGCGCCGCGCCGCCGTGGAGGGCGCCCGCACCTGCCTGATCAGCGCGCACATGGACGAGGTCGGGTTCCGCGTGCTGAAGATCGAGCCGGGCGGGTTCCTGCGCCTGGAGAAGGTCGGTGGGCTGGACGACCGCATCCTGCCCGCGCAGCGCCTGTGGGTCCGCACTGCCGCAGGTCGCCTGGGCGGCGTGATCGGCACGAAAAGCGCGCACCTGCTGACCGACGCGGACCGCGTGGGCTTCCCTGCCGCGCGGGACGTGTACGTGGACATTGGCGCGCGGGACGCCGCGCAGGCCCGGGCCATGGGCGTGGAGGTCGGCGACCCCGCCGGGTTCGTGGGCGAACTCACGGAACTGGGGCAGGGCAGCGGGCGGTTCACGGCGCATGCCGTGGACGACCGGGCTGGCTGCGCGGTCCTGCTCGCGCTGCTGGAGGCCGGGCTGCCCGACGTGAATCTGGTGGCGGTGTTCTCGGTGCAGGAGGAGATCGGCCTGCGCGGCGCGACCGCCGTGGCCCGCGCCACGCACGCCGACCTGGGCCCGGTGGACGTGGTGCTGGCGCTGGACATGACGGCCGCCGACGACACGCCGGACACCGGCAGCGGACACCTGCGCCTGGGCGCGGGCCCGGCGGTGAAGGTCATGGACGCCTCCACGGTCACGCACCCGGCGGTGCGGCGCGGGCTGCTCGCCGCCGCCGGCCGACGCGGCCTTCCGGTGCAGCACGAGCTGCTGCGCGGCATCGGCACGGACGCCGGCGCGCTGCAGTACCTGGGCGGCGGCGTGCCCACCGGGGCGGTGTCGGTCGCCAACCGCTACACGCACAGCGCCGTGGAGGTCGTGGACGCCGCGGACCTCCAGGGTGCCTATGCCCTGCTGCGCGGCTTCCTGGAGGACCTGCCCGGTCTGGACCTGCGCTTTGTGGCCGTGGACGACTGA
- a CDS encoding sulfite oxidase: MLITRQSDPDNLEAPFGPLTERRSPPGGHYVRSHFPVPALDADFTLRVTGEVERPLTLGLAEVQALGAETRTVTMECAGNGRVYLSPKVSGVQWALGAVGTADWTGVPLRAVLELAGVRLGALEVVLTGADRGVMTEPVRSPGEAPYARSLPLDKALGDVLLAYAMNGRPLTPAHGAPLRAVVPGWYGMAAVKWLTGLHVTSTPYQGYFQTVDYARWETRADLPPERVPLSAMQVKSQIAHPAPHAQVPAGQPCEITGAAWTGEGTVTQVDVSTDGGQSWQAAAFLDPAEPGVWRRWTLSWTPRQPGPVTLLSRATDSAGHTQPAAHDPRNGTYVVHHVLPVPVHVQEGAS; the protein is encoded by the coding sequence ATGCTGATCACCCGTCAGAGCGACCCGGACAACCTGGAAGCGCCGTTCGGCCCGCTCACGGAGCGGCGCTCCCCGCCCGGCGGGCATTACGTGCGCAGCCACTTCCCGGTGCCGGCCCTGGACGCGGACTTCACCCTGCGCGTGACCGGCGAGGTGGAGCGCCCCCTGACGCTGGGCCTGGCGGAGGTGCAGGCGCTGGGCGCCGAGACGCGCACCGTGACCATGGAGTGCGCCGGGAACGGCCGGGTGTACCTGTCCCCGAAGGTGAGCGGCGTGCAGTGGGCCCTCGGCGCGGTCGGCACGGCCGACTGGACGGGCGTGCCCCTGCGCGCCGTGCTGGAGCTGGCCGGGGTCCGCCTGGGCGCGCTGGAGGTCGTCCTGACCGGCGCGGACCGCGGCGTGATGACCGAACCTGTCCGCTCGCCCGGCGAGGCGCCCTACGCGCGCAGCCTCCCGCTGGACAAGGCGCTGGGCGACGTGCTGCTCGCCTACGCCATGAACGGCCGGCCCCTCACGCCCGCGCACGGCGCCCCGCTGCGGGCGGTGGTGCCCGGCTGGTACGGCATGGCGGCCGTGAAGTGGCTGACCGGCCTGCACGTCACCTCTACCCCGTACCAGGGGTACTTCCAGACCGTGGACTACGCCCGCTGGGAGACCCGCGCGGACCTGCCGCCCGAACGGGTGCCGCTCTCGGCCATGCAGGTCAAGTCGCAGATCGCCCACCCCGCCCCGCACGCCCAGGTGCCGGCCGGGCAGCCCTGCGAGATCACGGGCGCCGCCTGGACCGGGGAGGGCACCGTCACCCAGGTGGACGTCAGCACCGACGGCGGGCAGTCCTGGCAGGCCGCGGCGTTCCTCGACCCGGCCGAGCCCGGCGTGTGGCGCCGCTGGACGCTGAGCTGGACGCCCCGCCAGCCCGGGCCGGTTACCCTGCTGAGCCGCGCCACCGACAGCGCCGGGCACACCCAGCCCGCCGCGCACGACCCCAGGAACGGCACGTACGTCGTGCATCACGTGCTGCCCGTGCCCGTTCACGTCCAAGAAGGAGCTTCATGA
- the hpaI gene encoding 4-hydroxy-2-oxoheptanedioate aldolase, translating to MPEPGSPNAFKAALAQGQPQIGLWVALANPVSAEVCAGAGFDWLLLDGEHAPNDVRSLYAQLQAVAPYPPHAVIRPPVGDPVIIKQLLDIGAQSLLIPMVETAAQARDLVAATRYPPHGVRGVGAGLARVSRYGRTADYLTHANDSVSLLVQVESVSALAQLDEIAAVDGVDGVFIGPSDLAASMGLLGQAAHPDVLAACLDAARRIRAHGKAAGILTTNEAHARQFLDGGYTFVAVGTDVGLLMNATGNLAARFGAGESAPNDPKTGGY from the coding sequence GTGCCTGAACCCGGCAGCCCGAACGCCTTCAAGGCCGCGCTCGCCCAGGGCCAGCCGCAAATCGGCCTGTGGGTGGCGCTCGCCAACCCCGTCAGCGCCGAGGTGTGCGCCGGCGCCGGCTTCGACTGGCTGCTCCTGGACGGCGAGCACGCCCCGAACGACGTGCGCAGCCTGTACGCGCAGCTGCAGGCGGTCGCGCCGTACCCCCCGCACGCCGTGATCCGGCCCCCGGTGGGCGACCCGGTGATCATCAAGCAGCTGCTGGACATCGGCGCGCAGAGCCTGCTGATTCCCATGGTGGAAACCGCCGCGCAGGCCCGCGACCTGGTCGCCGCGACCCGTTACCCGCCTCACGGCGTGCGCGGCGTGGGCGCCGGACTGGCCCGCGTCAGCCGCTACGGCCGCACCGCCGACTACCTGACGCACGCGAACGACAGCGTGTCACTGCTGGTGCAGGTGGAGTCCGTGAGCGCCCTGGCCCAACTCGACGAGATCGCCGCGGTGGACGGCGTGGACGGCGTGTTCATCGGCCCGTCCGACCTGGCGGCCAGCATGGGCCTGCTCGGGCAGGCCGCCCATCCGGACGTGCTCGCCGCCTGCCTGGACGCCGCGCGGCGCATCCGCGCGCACGGCAAGGCCGCCGGGATCCTCACCACCAACGAGGCGCACGCCCGGCAGTTCCTGGACGGCGGGTACACCTTCGTGGCCGTCGGGACGGACGTGGGCCTGCTCATGAACGCGACGGGGAACCTCGCCGCCCGATTCGGGGCAGGGGAGAGCGCGCCCAATGACCCGAAAACCGGCGGGTACTGA
- a CDS encoding sulfite exporter TauE/SafE family protein — translation MVVAATLLIGVLAGILGAILGLGGGVVVVPTLEFALPRLGHPITLQQAIAVSQFSVLAVGLSGAAAYLKQGLVQARTGYLLSPYTILGGTVGSVLVLILPARTVATVFAALLLYSAFNLLRAMKRAETQRPESAWLRPGMTFAGVMSGLLGIGGGTVQVPVMNLLGGVPIRQAIATSTFIMGLTAVANALIQQAAGMLDPQLACAIALGVLVGARLGAGLQKRIPDRELKFFFSLLLVFTAGQLLWKYWGTA, via the coding sequence ATGGTCGTGGCCGCCACCCTCCTGATCGGCGTGCTCGCCGGCATTCTCGGCGCCATTCTGGGCCTGGGCGGGGGCGTGGTCGTGGTGCCCACGCTGGAGTTCGCGCTGCCGCGCCTGGGGCACCCGATCACGCTGCAGCAGGCCATCGCGGTCAGCCAGTTCAGCGTACTGGCGGTCGGCCTGTCCGGCGCGGCCGCGTACCTGAAACAGGGCCTCGTGCAGGCCCGCACCGGGTACCTGCTCAGTCCCTACACCATCCTGGGAGGCACGGTCGGCAGCGTGCTGGTGCTGATCCTGCCGGCCCGGACGGTCGCCACGGTGTTCGCGGCGCTGCTGCTGTACTCGGCCTTCAACCTGCTGCGCGCCATGAAGCGCGCGGAAACCCAGCGGCCCGAAAGCGCGTGGCTGCGGCCCGGCATGACCTTCGCCGGCGTCATGAGCGGCCTGCTCGGCATCGGCGGCGGGACGGTGCAGGTGCCGGTCATGAACCTGCTGGGCGGCGTGCCCATCCGCCAGGCGATCGCCACGAGCACCTTCATCATGGGCCTGACCGCCGTGGCGAACGCCCTGATCCAGCAGGCCGCCGGGATGCTCGACCCGCAGCTGGCCTGCGCCATCGCCCTGGGCGTGCTCGTCGGCGCGCGCCTGGGCGCGGGACTGCAGAAACGCATCCCGGACCGGGAACTCAAGTTCTTCTTCTCGCTGCTGCTGGTGTTCACCGCCGGGCAGCTGCTGTGGAAGTACTGGGGGACCGCGTGA
- a CDS encoding cysteine hydrolase family protein, with protein sequence MNKHREIYSRTENGAVQLAAGVDRWHLYDDYVHLAPQDTTGGLLRFDAQLMPFVDHPAQQALVIVDMQNDFLSPGGWTDASGLDYRKCRAALPGVIRALEVARQRQMWVIWVYWHNRPDLRNLGAPTLYSFKHKPSQKGIGEMLERGPVLTEGSWGARMADELLPLMRPEDVCVEKVRMNGFVGTHLEQVLRTQGIETLLFAGVNIDQCVTSTMEEAYFRDYNTVLIEDACATSSPDYCQQAVVFNARNCWGFSLTTEQLAAATPFSGPEAAGEQSAASPEQRPGK encoded by the coding sequence ATGAACAAGCACCGTGAGATCTACAGCCGCACCGAAAACGGCGCCGTCCAGCTGGCGGCCGGCGTGGACCGCTGGCACCTGTACGACGATTACGTCCACCTCGCGCCGCAGGACACCACCGGCGGGCTGCTGCGCTTCGACGCGCAGCTGATGCCGTTCGTGGACCACCCGGCGCAGCAGGCGTTGGTGATCGTCGATATGCAGAACGATTTTTTGTCCCCGGGCGGCTGGACGGACGCTTCGGGCCTGGACTACCGCAAGTGCCGCGCGGCCCTGCCGGGCGTGATCCGCGCGCTGGAAGTCGCGCGGCAGCGGCAGATGTGGGTGATCTGGGTGTACTGGCACAACCGCCCGGACCTGCGCAACCTCGGCGCGCCCACCCTGTACTCCTTCAAGCACAAACCCAGCCAGAAAGGCATCGGGGAGATGCTCGAGCGCGGCCCGGTGCTGACCGAAGGGTCCTGGGGCGCGCGCATGGCGGACGAACTGCTGCCCCTGATGCGCCCGGAGGACGTCTGCGTGGAGAAGGTGCGCATGAACGGCTTTGTCGGCACGCACCTGGAGCAGGTGCTGCGCACGCAGGGCATCGAGACGCTGCTGTTCGCCGGCGTGAACATCGACCAGTGCGTCACCTCCACCATGGAGGAGGCGTACTTCCGGGATTACAACACGGTCCTGATCGAGGACGCCTGCGCGACCTCCAGCCCGGACTACTGCCAGCAGGCGGTGGTGTTCAACGCCCGCAACTGCTGGGGATTCTCCCTGACGACCGAACAGCTCGCCGCCGCCACGCCCTTCAGCGGGCCGGAGGCCGCGGGTGAACAGAGCGCCGCGTCACCGGAGCAGCGACCCGGGAAGTGA